A genomic window from Caldanaerovirga acetigignens includes:
- a CDS encoding AAA family ATPase, whose protein sequence is MLLPSGIEDFKDIIEGNYYYIDKTGLIGDLLRDGANVILITRPRRFGKSLNFSMIKYFFSNERDYSYLFKGLKIEKDPLALEYMNKYPVIHITFKDAKTSSWEETYDVLKSIISKEYDKHSYLLESEKLREHHKKYIVKILERWGEPVDYRESLYNLTYFLEAHYGKKAVLLIDEY, encoded by the coding sequence TTGCTTTTGCCATCGGGAATAGAGGACTTCAAGGACATCATCGAGGGAAATTACTACTACATCGATAAAACAGGGCTCATAGGGGACCTTTTGCGTGACGGCGCAAATGTCATTCTCATAACCCGGCCAAGAAGGTTCGGAAAAAGCCTTAACTTCTCCATGATTAAATATTTCTTCTCAAATGAAAGAGATTACTCATACCTATTCAAAGGACTTAAAATTGAAAAGGACCCCCTTGCATTGGAATACATGAACAAATACCCAGTCATACATATTACGTTTAAGGATGCAAAGACAAGTTCGTGGGAAGAAACCTACGATGTATTAAAAAGCATTATATCAAAAGAATACGACAAGCACTCATATCTTTTGGAATCGGAAAAACTTAGGGAACACCATAAAAAATACATAGTAAAAATTTTGGAAAGGTGGGGCGAACCGGTAGATTACAGGGAAAGCCTCTATAACCTCACATACTTTCTCGAAGCCCACTATGGCAAAAAAGCGGTTCTTCTCATAGACGAATACGA